AAATACAAGGCACGTTACATAAAATCAAATAGCTACTTATCAAAACTGTTATACATCCCCATTCAAGATCATGTACTGGCCAAGTGTTTAGTAACAATGGATAATCTCAACTGATATTTTATCCCAGTGCTAGCTGATAACAAGTTCAGCTTATCAACTCAATAGGGTAACATTATAAGCTTCTGCCATGTTAGTATTTACAGCACTGTAACTTggaaaacaatacaaaaattacattatattaAAGATAACAAACAGTCTACACCAAAATGGTGAAATGgattctcttctttcttctctctacAGCTTCAAATGATGTTTAGTGTAAGCAGGTACATAAAGCAAGATCCTAAACACAGTCTGTTCAGCTGCTTAATACGTTACAGTTACACAAAACAGATTTATGTGCTAATTAAATATACTAATAACACTACATAACATTCCagacattttgctttttaaaaacttttataTTGAACAGGAATGTCTTCAGCCACAACTGACTTCTAAgtcagcagcatttctgcagagcatctgtttggtggggtttttccaGTCTATCAGGAAGATTTACCTGCTTGATTTCTAAACAGAATAAGCAGCTGTCAGTTCTAAATTCCAGGTTTTAATGTAACTAAAATGCAGAGACATTTCTTCAGACTCTCTTGTACAAAAGGACTGTATTGTGACTCACATCCTTTCATCAGTAATACTAAAAGTTCACTTTCTTAACTTAAAACTCAGTAGGTTGATTTACTGGTCCTATTTAAGTTTGAAGAGTAAGAATCTGATTTCTTGGGGTATCTGCCTGATGAGAGAGACACTTGCATCCTCTGTGTTGTTCGCACACTTCGGCAAAGAAGAGCATATTTAAGGTTATCCCTGAAGTCTTTTGAAATATAATAATAGATGAATGGATCAATACAACTGTTCAAAGTGGAAAGACACAGTGAGGTTATGTACCATGCATACATATAGCTCTGGCCATAAGCTTTGAGGATCAAGTAGTGCACAATAATCAGCACATTGCTAGGTGTAAAACAGATGAGATACATGGACAGGACAACAATAATGAGCTTGATTGCTCTTATTCGTTTCTTCCCATCTTCTATGAGGGAGACACTCAGAGTCTTAATCATTAGTATGTATGCGACAGCAGTGACAACAGCTGGGATTAAGAAGAGTCCAATTGCAAGTGAGAGGAAATAACTGAACATATCATGaaccaaaacattttcaggTAATACATCATGGCAGGTAGTGATGTTAAGATTTGAAATATATACCGTTTGATTCACAAGATACAACGGAATGGTGCCCAACAAAATCAGTATCCAGATAGCAATGGAGACACCCAAGGCtatttctgatttctttcttgAATGCGCCATGGGGTTCACTACAACGCAATACCGTTGTACACTCAGACATGTAATAAAAAGAATGGAACAGTACATATTTCCATAGAAAAATCCAACAAGTACTTTGCAGAGGCCTTCACCGAACAGCCAGTTATTGCCATTTAGATGGTAGGCAATCTTCAGTGGGAACCAGACAACAAAAAGAAGGTCTGCCAATGC
This region of Pithys albifrons albifrons isolate INPA30051 chromosome Z, PitAlb_v1, whole genome shotgun sequence genomic DNA includes:
- the F2RL1 gene encoding proteinase-activated receptor 2, whose product is MAVCRALCLLLLCALLEAASAAVLESGGLKSPKGRSFAGQKVKNANNSEDLYQVDEFAAEVLTGKLTTVFLPIVYIFVFIIGLPSNAVALWVFFFRTKKKHPAVIYMVNLALADLLFVVWFPLKIAYHLNGNNWLFGEGLCKVLVGFFYGNMYCSILFITCLSVQRYCVVVNPMAHSRKKSEIALGVSIAIWILILLGTIPLYLVNQTVYISNLNITTCHDVLPENVLVHDMFSYFLSLAIGLFLIPAVVTAVAYILMIKTLSVSLIEDGKKRIRAIKLIIVVLSMYLICFTPSNVLIIVHYLILKAYGQSYMYAWYITSLCLSTLNSCIDPFIYYYISKDFRDNLKYALLCRSVRTTQRMQVSLSSGRYPKKSDSYSSNLNRTSKSTY